A DNA window from Spirochaeta cellobiosiphila DSM 17781 contains the following coding sequences:
- the gap gene encoding type I glyceraldehyde-3-phosphate dehydrogenase — MKLAINGFGRIGRNVFKVAVEKGIDIVAINDLTDAKTLAHLLKYDSTFGVYSKTVEAKDDAIVVDGKEIKIYAIKNPAELPWKSLGVDVAIESTGVFRTAEGPRGGYLDHIKAGAKKVILTVPAKDSIDTIVLGVNESELGKVGDAVSNASCTTNCLAPIAKVLNDKFGIEQGLMTTVHAYTNDQVILDLPHSDLRRARAAGLSIIPTTTGAAKAVALVIPELKGKLNGMAMRVPTPTGSIVDLTVKLAKDPSVEEINAAMKEAAEGPMKGVLEYTEDPIVSMDIKGNSHSSIFDALSTMKMENGFVKVLSWYDNEWGYSNRVVDLAQKLA; from the coding sequence ATGAAGTTAGCAATTAACGGATTTGGTCGAATCGGAAGAAATGTATTCAAAGTTGCTGTTGAAAAAGGCATCGACATTGTTGCAATTAACGATTTGACTGACGCAAAAACTTTAGCTCACCTTCTAAAATATGACTCAACTTTTGGTGTTTATTCCAAAACTGTTGAAGCTAAAGATGATGCTATTGTTGTAGATGGTAAGGAAATTAAAATCTATGCCATCAAAAACCCTGCAGAACTACCTTGGAAATCTCTTGGAGTTGATGTTGCCATCGAGTCCACTGGTGTATTCCGAACTGCTGAAGGTCCTCGAGGTGGTTACCTAGACCATATCAAGGCTGGTGCTAAGAAGGTTATCCTTACAGTTCCTGCTAAAGATAGTATTGATACTATCGTTCTTGGTGTTAACGAAAGCGAACTTGGAAAAGTTGGTGATGCTGTATCCAATGCATCTTGTACAACTAACTGTTTAGCTCCAATCGCTAAGGTTCTTAATGACAAGTTTGGTATCGAACAAGGTCTTATGACTACTGTTCATGCTTATACTAATGACCAGGTTATCCTGGACTTGCCACACTCTGACCTTAGAAGAGCAAGAGCCGCTGGTCTTTCTATCATCCCAACTACAACTGGTGCTGCCAAAGCTGTTGCTTTAGTTATTCCTGAATTAAAAGGAAAACTTAACGGTATGGCAATGAGAGTTCCTACTCCTACTGGTTCTATTGTTGACTTGACAGTTAAATTAGCTAAAGATCCTTCTGTTGAAGAAATCAATGCTGCTATGAAAGAAGCTGCTGAAGGTCCAATGAAGGGAGTTCTTGAATATACAGAAGATCCTATCGTATCTATGGATATTAAAGGTAACTCACACTCTTCTATTTTCGATGCATTATCAACAATGAAAATGGAAAATGGATTTGTAAAAGTTCTTTCTTGGTATGATAACGAGTGGGGTTACTCTAACAGAGTTGTTGACCTAGCTCAAAAACTTGCTTAA
- a CDS encoding tetratricopeptide repeat protein produces MKRIWSSLLFLFFCISSWGQSASVLSYREASKAVDQGDYLLAVEKYNDALSDNPYYLDAYLGLGRAYFYLDEWDESLFYIQKARDLEPKRIPPMIWEARVLAAQGKSEEAKKQLDQILQDQPHNLDAVKVQGEIALLDNQLRRALSYYSTILNQNPSDRVSLLARLLIYERLGEQDKALVDLRKVVRLFDNLPEVNHVAAVYYYNIGDWDRSLTYIKRALSFIPDSFDFLNLQSLLYMHKDEFLLAQEVILQLMQEEPDNIELRYNLGFCYYKLGDIDKALIQWQGALKQNPDSEIIRYSLEEIVSDNFGFDNDYRKDLASYHFETGQNNYINNQFMSALREYRKGLLLVPTDTQGNTYYAEAFKSLGLDASYLRQLEFMNKEDLLDQDQKDELEIYTSLLSDSPFESWDVDQFSVPRDPYRLDLYYSDSDSKLSLYNSEEGLLYLARAELLYYNRLLVSKGGLVSGFNEAFRQSLSNGSDYFVILSFNDDGGSFEVYCDLYLTRTGTKITELSVLRRGNEKIGLSLRKLSDLIYSALPLYGRIIKRDNNMALINLGANDGLTMDDNLQVLKKGSLELSPRDLGYSITNENILGQLTITNIGENIATGTLESATTFDLINPDDNVIKISEESLDSIPTVRSTNSLYEQVLKLK; encoded by the coding sequence ATGAAGAGAATCTGGAGTAGTCTTTTATTCCTCTTTTTCTGTATATCCTCTTGGGGACAATCCGCATCGGTTTTGTCCTACAGAGAGGCTAGTAAAGCTGTAGATCAGGGAGATTACCTCCTGGCAGTCGAAAAGTATAATGACGCCTTGTCAGACAATCCTTATTATTTGGATGCCTATTTAGGTCTGGGAAGGGCTTACTTCTATCTGGATGAATGGGATGAAAGCCTTTTCTATATTCAAAAAGCTCGAGATCTAGAACCCAAACGTATCCCTCCTATGATATGGGAAGCCCGTGTTTTGGCTGCCCAGGGTAAGTCAGAGGAAGCTAAGAAACAATTAGACCAAATTCTTCAAGATCAGCCTCATAACCTGGACGCTGTCAAGGTTCAAGGTGAGATTGCCCTCCTTGATAACCAACTTCGGAGGGCTTTGAGCTATTATTCAACGATTTTGAATCAAAATCCCTCAGACAGAGTGTCTTTGCTGGCCCGTTTACTGATCTATGAGCGTTTAGGTGAGCAGGATAAAGCGCTTGTGGATTTACGCAAGGTTGTTAGGCTCTTTGATAACCTGCCAGAAGTAAATCATGTAGCTGCCGTTTATTATTATAATATTGGTGATTGGGATAGGTCTCTTACTTATATTAAGCGTGCCTTATCCTTTATTCCTGATTCCTTTGATTTTTTAAATCTTCAATCTCTTCTTTACATGCATAAAGATGAATTTTTATTAGCTCAAGAGGTAATCCTTCAGCTGATGCAGGAAGAACCGGACAATATAGAGTTACGATATAATCTTGGCTTTTGTTATTATAAATTAGGGGATATTGATAAAGCTTTGATTCAATGGCAGGGTGCTTTGAAGCAAAATCCAGATAGTGAGATCATACGCTATAGTCTGGAAGAAATAGTGAGTGATAATTTTGGCTTTGATAATGATTATCGGAAGGATTTAGCCAGCTATCATTTTGAAACTGGCCAGAATAACTATATTAATAATCAATTCATGAGTGCTTTGAGAGAGTACAGAAAAGGATTACTTCTTGTTCCCACTGATACTCAAGGCAATACTTATTATGCAGAGGCTTTCAAAAGTTTAGGTTTGGACGCTTCCTACCTTCGTCAACTAGAATTTATGAACAAGGAAGATCTGTTAGATCAGGATCAGAAGGATGAACTGGAAATCTATACAAGTCTATTAAGTGATAGTCCCTTTGAGTCCTGGGATGTTGATCAATTTAGTGTCCCCCGCGATCCTTATCGTTTAGATCTTTATTATAGTGATTCAGATAGTAAATTGAGCTTGTATAATAGTGAGGAGGGACTGCTTTATCTGGCAAGAGCTGAATTATTATATTATAACAGGCTTTTGGTTAGTAAGGGAGGTCTTGTATCTGGTTTCAATGAGGCTTTCCGTCAGTCCTTATCTAATGGCAGTGATTATTTTGTTATACTTAGCTTCAATGATGATGGTGGATCTTTTGAAGTTTACTGCGATTTATACCTAACAAGAACGGGCACCAAGATTACAGAACTTTCTGTTCTGCGCCGTGGTAATGAAAAGATAGGCTTGTCCTTAAGGAAATTATCAGACTTAATATATTCAGCTCTTCCTCTTTATGGACGTATCATAAAACGTGACAATAATATGGCTCTTATTAATCTGGGGGCTAATGATGGTCTTACTATGGATGATAACCTGCAAGTACTTAAGAAGGGGAGCTTGGAATTATCTCCCAGGGATCTAGGATATTCAATTACTAATGAAAACATCCTGGGCCAGTTGACTATTACCAACATTGGGGAGAATATAGCAACTGGAACATTGGAATCGGCTACTACTTTTGATCTCATCAACCCTGATGATAATGTGATAAAGATATCTGAAGAAAGTCTGGATAGTATTCCGACTGTGAGGAGCACCAATTCATTATATGAACAGGTCCTCAAGCTTAAATGA
- a CDS encoding transporter associated domain-containing protein codes for MKSGNFLSQLFKAKKDDEEASSLELYEQDMIRGITELSERTVKEVLVPRIDSIFLDIEMDIDELLHKVVECGHSRMPVFRSTIDNVIGILYVKDLLHHIIKKKTNTDELCIDKIMRKVYFVPESKRLDSLLREFQKKRVHIAVAVDEYGGVSGIVSMEDIIEEIVGDIQDEFDNEEEDIVAIEKDVYLCDARVSLEDLNEALHLDLPLSEVDTLGGFVFEQMGKIPSRFEKVNYKNVNFIIQNVVGHKIKTIKIELTGDNEENLE; via the coding sequence TTGAAATCAGGTAATTTCCTGAGTCAGTTATTTAAAGCCAAAAAAGATGATGAGGAAGCCTCGTCGTTAGAGCTTTATGAACAGGACATGATCCGTGGAATAACAGAACTTTCTGAACGAACCGTTAAGGAAGTCCTTGTTCCCAGAATTGATTCCATTTTCTTAGACATTGAAATGGATATAGATGAACTTCTGCATAAGGTTGTAGAGTGTGGACATTCACGAATGCCCGTATTCCGTTCTACTATTGATAATGTAATTGGAATCTTATATGTCAAAGATCTCCTTCATCATATAATTAAAAAGAAAACTAATACTGATGAGTTATGCATAGATAAGATCATGCGTAAAGTATATTTCGTTCCTGAAAGTAAGCGTTTAGATAGTTTGCTTAGGGAATTCCAAAAAAAACGAGTTCATATTGCTGTTGCTGTTGATGAGTACGGCGGGGTTTCAGGTATTGTCTCTATGGAAGATATCATTGAAGAAATCGTAGGAGATATCCAGGACGAATTTGACAATGAAGAAGAAGACATTGTTGCTATTGAAAAAGACGTCTACCTCTGTGATGCCCGTGTCAGCCTAGAAGATCTCAATGAGGCCTTACATCTGGATCTACCCTTATCGGAAGTGGATACCTTAGGTGGATTCGTATTTGAACAAATGGGAAAAATCCCTTCACGCTTTGAAAAGGTTAATTATAAGAATGTTAATTTTATCATACAGAATGTTGTAGGTCATAAAATTAAAACAATAAAAATAGAGTTGACAGGTGATAATGAAGAGAATCTGGAGTAG
- the ybeY gene encoding rRNA maturation RNase YbeY, whose amino-acid sequence MNIIDIGYENIEEPYWLDKVDHFINIVLTHIGISNWELSVLFCDDTKIQELNRVYRQKDEPTDVLSFEQSVEDFPFPTEQIYAGDLVISMDTLAKNAEYFKVDREEEFKRLIIHGILHLNGWDHSDNSPEQEMLIYQEKILREIEGESIF is encoded by the coding sequence TTGAATATAATTGATATTGGATATGAGAATATTGAGGAACCTTATTGGTTAGATAAGGTCGATCATTTTATCAATATAGTTTTAACCCATATAGGAATAAGCAACTGGGAGTTGTCTGTTCTTTTTTGTGATGATACAAAAATACAGGAATTGAACAGAGTTTACCGGCAAAAAGATGAACCAACTGATGTTTTGTCCTTTGAACAGAGTGTGGAGGACTTTCCCTTCCCCACAGAACAAATTTATGCGGGTGATTTGGTTATTTCTATGGACACTTTGGCTAAAAATGCTGAGTATTTTAAGGTTGATAGAGAAGAAGAGTTTAAAAGATTAATCATTCACGGTATACTCCATCTAAACGGATGGGATCACAGTGATAATTCTCCTGAACAGGAGATGTTAATATATCAAGAAAAAATACTTAGAGAGATAGAAGGAGAGAGTATATTTTGA
- a CDS encoding HD family phosphohydrolase, translating to MRPRKKLLNPAFFYVPFSGQNLIFTVLFVVLSWILLVMSGNKSPFAARINKDQWEVGDKAPFNLILKQDMQVVDAESTQTRREALIALTPPVYDKNQIVIDSILDDFDRFQDWLSLNVTSDISPDRIYLELQAEFPNYFDIQTVEDNQYILVNPIELGKLSEQLHQVLRKGIFLIDTPLHLALDNIYVKTDSGLYSVDTGSIQTLEDEYNPLLRPFLKVTNHFDQEATQEQINKRLDSFSPSFKSYKKGEVIVRKGFIITMDSHTLIQQIINQSKSLSVYHILYCFVILVISLLLTLSLYHMVGYVGLDDKVYWYYLIVSFIYIIFIVIIKNQFGWVSNHVLMLLYPAPLFCMLTTLIQGERNGYIMAFSLSLVTLAIGDIPLSTFLFILLASLSAALLVQGISKRIHIIRASAILSIVEVLLLLFTMLMDSEKPSLYGDSVGVALIIGLFWGLVSTSLLPILEHFFNWPTPFRLRELSDLGAPIFKRMLNLAPGTFSHSVNVANLAESACREVGANSLLARVGAYYHDIGKIDQADLFIENQKGVNKHDELKPSMSATILKSHVKIGIEKGKELGLPQKVIDIIAQHHGKGLMHFFYEKAKKDRSEVSKDEFSYSGPNPETPEAAIVMLADTVDAATRTLKKPTVSKLDKMVWSLMVGRLEEGLLNESSLNFQDLEQIRDAFVKVLAGYFHTRIEYPGDE from the coding sequence ATGAGACCGAGAAAAAAACTTCTTAATCCTGCATTTTTTTATGTACCCTTTTCTGGTCAGAACCTGATATTTACTGTTCTCTTTGTGGTACTGTCCTGGATACTATTGGTAATGTCTGGTAATAAAAGTCCTTTTGCTGCCCGTATCAACAAGGATCAATGGGAAGTAGGGGATAAAGCTCCTTTTAATCTCATCCTCAAACAGGATATGCAGGTTGTTGATGCTGAAAGCACTCAAACACGTCGAGAAGCTCTGATCGCATTAACCCCTCCTGTCTATGATAAGAATCAGATTGTTATTGATAGCATACTTGATGATTTCGACAGATTTCAGGATTGGTTATCCCTCAATGTGACTTCTGACATATCTCCGGATAGAATCTATTTAGAGCTCCAGGCTGAATTTCCTAATTACTTTGATATACAAACGGTGGAAGATAACCAATACATTTTGGTAAATCCGATTGAGTTAGGTAAGCTCTCAGAACAACTTCATCAAGTATTAAGAAAGGGGATCTTTCTTATTGATACCCCCCTTCATCTGGCTCTGGATAATATATATGTAAAGACAGATTCTGGTTTGTATTCTGTTGATACTGGTTCTATACAAACATTGGAAGACGAATATAATCCCCTTTTGCGTCCCTTTCTTAAAGTGACGAATCATTTTGATCAGGAAGCAACTCAGGAGCAAATCAACAAAAGACTCGATTCTTTTAGTCCTTCTTTTAAAAGTTATAAGAAAGGGGAAGTGATAGTCCGTAAGGGATTCATTATTACTATGGATTCCCATACTCTTATTCAACAGATCATTAACCAGTCCAAAAGCCTGAGTGTGTATCATATTCTTTATTGTTTTGTCATATTGGTGATATCTCTCTTATTAACCCTTAGCTTGTATCATATGGTGGGGTATGTAGGTCTGGATGACAAGGTATACTGGTATTATTTGATCGTTTCCTTTATTTATATAATTTTTATTGTCATTATCAAAAACCAATTTGGCTGGGTTTCTAACCATGTTCTTATGCTACTGTATCCAGCACCACTTTTCTGTATGCTGACTACTCTAATTCAAGGGGAGCGTAATGGATACATTATGGCTTTTTCCCTGTCTTTAGTGACCTTGGCTATTGGTGATATCCCTTTGAGTACCTTCTTGTTTATCCTACTGGCATCCCTCAGTGCTGCCTTATTGGTTCAAGGTATATCAAAAAGGATACATATCATAAGGGCTAGCGCCATATTGAGTATCGTTGAAGTGCTTCTCTTGCTGTTCACTATGCTGATGGATTCGGAAAAACCATCACTTTATGGGGATAGTGTGGGCGTTGCTCTTATTATAGGTTTATTCTGGGGCTTGGTGAGTACTAGTTTGCTTCCCATTTTAGAACACTTTTTCAATTGGCCCACCCCTTTCCGGTTACGGGAACTATCAGATCTAGGTGCACCCATATTCAAGAGAATGCTTAATTTGGCACCAGGAACTTTCAGTCATTCTGTTAATGTGGCCAATCTGGCAGAATCTGCCTGTCGGGAAGTAGGCGCTAATAGTTTACTAGCCAGGGTCGGCGCCTATTATCATGATATTGGTAAGATAGATCAGGCTGATTTGTTTATTGAGAATCAGAAGGGTGTTAACAAACACGATGAATTAAAACCCTCAATGTCGGCGACTATTCTTAAATCTCACGTAAAGATTGGCATTGAGAAAGGAAAAGAATTAGGTTTACCACAAAAGGTTATAGATATTATTGCCCAGCATCATGGCAAGGGGTTAATGCATTTCTTTTATGAAAAGGCTAAGAAAGACAGGAGCGAAGTGAGTAAGGATGAATTCTCTTATAGCGGTCCTAATCCGGAAACCCCGGAAGCGGCCATAGTCATGCTGGCTGATACGGTGGATGCTGCCACACGAACATTGAAGAAACCAACTGTGTCCAAATTAGATAAGATGGTATGGTCATTGATGGTTGGACGTTTGGAAGAGGGCTTACTTAATGAGAGTAGTCTGAACTTTCAAGATCTGGAACAGATACGTGACGCCTTTGTTAAGGTTCTGGCAGGCTACTTCCATACGCGAATTGAGTACCCGGGAGACGAATAA
- a CDS encoding PhoH family protein, whose amino-acid sequence MSDYFRVVIEDSRSLREICGINDNHVKTLEDIFGIKIYNQGNELILDSEDTEVQNFFSQVINCIQIQISKGQKVSRDMIVTIVDALRADDLQGLDDLFNSNIIIPHGFYKVFPRSFHQTMYIKGIQTHDLSFGIGPAGTGKTFLAIAQALSEVLGKKQRKLVLTRPVVEAGESLGFLPGDLSQKLNPYLKPLYDAMEALVPAEILNRMEENRLIEIAPLAYMRGRSLQNCFIVLDEAQNTTREQMKMFLTRLGEGSKTIITGDVTQIDLPNSKNSGLIHAMKVIKGIEDIHFSHFTHSDVVRSSLVKKIIRAYETEKKTS is encoded by the coding sequence GTGAGCGATTATTTTCGCGTAGTTATTGAAGATTCTAGATCCTTGCGGGAGATCTGCGGGATTAACGATAACCATGTAAAAACATTAGAAGATATCTTTGGTATAAAGATATACAATCAGGGTAATGAATTAATTCTGGATTCAGAAGATACTGAGGTTCAAAATTTCTTCAGTCAGGTTATTAACTGTATTCAAATACAGATCTCAAAGGGACAGAAGGTTAGTCGGGATATGATTGTGACTATCGTGGATGCCCTTAGAGCAGATGATCTTCAAGGACTGGATGATTTGTTCAACAGTAATATTATTATTCCTCATGGTTTTTATAAGGTATTTCCCCGTAGTTTTCATCAGACCATGTATATCAAAGGAATTCAAACCCATGATCTATCCTTCGGTATCGGCCCGGCTGGTACGGGTAAGACTTTCCTTGCCATAGCTCAGGCCTTAAGTGAAGTATTGGGCAAAAAACAGAGAAAGCTTGTTCTGACCAGACCTGTTGTAGAAGCGGGAGAAAGCCTTGGTTTCCTACCAGGAGATCTATCTCAAAAACTCAACCCTTACCTCAAACCTCTTTATGATGCTATGGAAGCTTTGGTTCCTGCGGAAATCCTGAACCGAATGGAAGAGAACCGCCTCATCGAAATAGCGCCCTTAGCCTATATGCGGGGACGATCTCTTCAGAATTGTTTTATCGTCTTAGACGAAGCTCAAAATACAACCCGTGAGCAAATGAAGATGTTCCTTACTCGATTAGGGGAAGGATCGAAAACGATCATAACTGGTGATGTTACCCAGATAGACTTGCCTAATAGTAAGAACTCTGGACTAATTCACGCTATGAAGGTTATTAAAGGAATCGAGGACATACATTTTAGCCATTTCACCCATAGTGATGTTGTGCGAAGTTCCTTGGTTAAAAAAATTATAAGAGCCTATGAGACCGAGAAAAAAACTTCTTAA
- a CDS encoding LPS-assembly protein LptD, whose translation MRRIILLALIFAGFGCLWSQDLFTDTLAKDIDTARYREVVNWLSQLGLSTEGSLDTMKSRLSEYYNIEESDDINSLEDMVSIERADFVEYFSIPEKNENYLRLVGQVKLVLNQEAEDQTHTIEAQEILYNQQKNLLYGKGNVSYTLTKKDGTENFTGSRLFFNVDTWSGRFIDGGSNTSTKNSYNEELDYFYTADTIRRTKDDVIILNNITRSSSIPEEPYYKIKASKVWILTPDEWAILNGVLYIGEIPVFYIPFYFKPGDEMLFNPVIGTDSTEGFFFYTTYYIYGQKETSSSSFSFLKVQEDSDSKEFYEYVRHGLYLQRTSDVLPKDDLRRTQYWKFYGDMTNKTLASFGSVGIFDAIPHIHSLSYYEGIAFSHDLDSTGIPFDYTRQIYDQPFQTGWFWNTDVPFRYLFSIDLKILENITLKVEAASDPDFPEDFLDRNENFEFLNLFGFDQLEKDYSTKDDERSYKFSSYVDSTSKFETLEWSIKSSFEPNVTKFNPWLSSLSVSDFNTKLLWSYDDKKNYKDSYYYPNSLKWTSLSASLGGALFPYKAASSKGSEVVEDGDIIPPWGNKGETTEEANTSEIQDEEDWDPIIPPSYLGPININSSPEYDYRPQLSYKMKGLNYDLTSVYTDPSGVPGEIEFDEETRRSVLSASSIALIIDQSLGPFGSVSNSLDFMYSESKYLYLNEDTLTSSKIKSYKEDDYSDSTRYLTDALSVSTTPYPLYTDWTVNYQWKGIIFDREFDDDYYDTNQEVRYDWQTLQFTDDYILKHLVGSQYAYYLPYSDIKSSLSYEKNLPPQAEEDSFDTTTKWGQRSLSVTVSQDGDKKEEEDWILDPLSVQLAYEPFSYLTFAQDVRYNWEEEDWDTLIYSIDFFRLEALYKMKRDYHYDVDINASNGPLITRDKKKFQPVEASLGLNTAEFKKDFLGGRISLGGKIDFTADLYLNNFIDSASSLNTSLSFDIVDFLRVRFKTSSSNNSLYRYVPYYYKQINGSMEEYTSPIEDILTGFAFGNTEKRKSSQYKIDSLNLSIDHYMPDWVLSFALDSTPIEKEDGTGWKFSNEFVIQLRWKPHQEFHSVIEQSEDDGFEFKTQK comes from the coding sequence TTGAGAAGGATTATCCTATTAGCCTTGATTTTCGCTGGTTTTGGATGTTTATGGTCACAGGATTTGTTTACTGATACCTTGGCCAAAGACATCGATACAGCCCGTTATCGGGAAGTTGTTAACTGGTTAAGTCAATTGGGGCTGTCAACAGAAGGAAGCCTTGATACTATGAAATCAAGGCTTTCTGAGTATTATAATATTGAAGAAAGTGATGATATAAATTCTTTAGAGGATATGGTCAGTATTGAAAGGGCAGATTTTGTCGAATATTTTTCTATACCAGAAAAAAATGAAAACTATCTTCGCCTTGTAGGTCAGGTTAAGCTTGTTCTTAATCAGGAAGCAGAGGACCAGACTCATACCATAGAAGCTCAGGAGATTCTCTATAATCAACAGAAGAATTTACTCTATGGGAAAGGGAATGTTAGTTATACCCTAACAAAAAAGGATGGTACTGAAAACTTCACAGGAAGCCGTTTATTCTTTAATGTTGATACTTGGTCAGGTCGATTTATCGATGGTGGTTCAAATACTTCTACTAAGAATAGTTATAATGAGGAACTAGATTACTTCTATACCGCTGATACCATTCGACGGACAAAGGACGATGTGATCATTCTTAATAACATCACTAGATCTTCTTCTATACCTGAAGAACCTTATTATAAGATTAAAGCCAGTAAAGTATGGATATTAACACCCGATGAGTGGGCTATCCTTAATGGTGTATTATATATTGGTGAGATTCCTGTATTTTATATTCCCTTTTACTTTAAGCCCGGTGATGAGATGCTCTTTAATCCTGTTATAGGCACTGATTCTACAGAGGGCTTTTTCTTTTACACTACTTATTATATCTATGGTCAGAAGGAAACCTCTTCTTCCAGTTTTAGCTTCTTAAAGGTTCAAGAAGATAGTGATAGTAAAGAATTTTATGAGTATGTTCGTCATGGGTTGTACTTACAACGTACTAGTGATGTTCTCCCTAAGGATGATCTTCGACGCACCCAGTATTGGAAATTTTATGGTGATATGACTAATAAGACTCTAGCTTCCTTTGGGTCTGTAGGTATCTTTGATGCCATTCCTCATATACATTCTCTTAGTTATTATGAGGGTATTGCCTTTTCTCATGATCTGGATAGCACAGGTATTCCCTTTGATTATACAAGGCAGATCTATGATCAACCCTTTCAGACGGGATGGTTCTGGAATACAGATGTTCCTTTTCGCTATTTATTTTCCATTGATTTAAAGATTTTAGAAAACATTACTCTCAAGGTTGAAGCGGCAAGTGATCCTGATTTTCCAGAGGATTTCCTAGATAGAAATGAAAATTTTGAGTTTCTCAATCTCTTTGGTTTTGATCAATTAGAAAAAGATTATTCAACTAAGGATGATGAGAGAAGCTATAAATTCTCTAGTTATGTCGATTCCACCTCTAAATTTGAGACTTTAGAATGGAGTATAAAAAGTTCTTTCGAGCCTAATGTGACTAAGTTTAATCCTTGGTTGTCTTCCCTGTCTGTATCAGATTTTAACACAAAACTCCTTTGGTCTTATGATGATAAAAAGAACTATAAGGATTCTTATTACTATCCAAACTCTCTGAAATGGACTTCTTTATCAGCTAGTTTAGGAGGAGCTTTATTCCCTTATAAAGCTGCTAGCTCAAAAGGTTCTGAAGTCGTGGAAGATGGAGATATTATTCCTCCTTGGGGGAACAAAGGAGAAACAACAGAAGAGGCAAACACTTCGGAGATACAGGATGAAGAGGACTGGGACCCAATAATCCCTCCCTCCTATCTGGGTCCCATTAATATTAATAGCTCTCCTGAATATGATTACCGTCCCCAATTGAGTTATAAGATGAAGGGCTTAAATTATGATCTCACCAGTGTTTATACAGATCCCTCAGGTGTCCCTGGGGAGATAGAATTTGATGAGGAGACACGTCGATCCGTACTGTCCGCCTCCAGTATTGCCTTGATTATCGACCAAAGCTTGGGACCTTTCGGTTCTGTGTCTAATAGTCTGGATTTCATGTATTCTGAATCAAAATATCTTTATTTGAATGAAGATACTTTGACGAGTTCTAAAATTAAAAGTTATAAGGAAGATGATTATTCTGATTCTACTAGATACTTAACCGATGCCCTAAGTGTATCCACCACACCTTATCCCTTATATACGGACTGGACTGTGAATTACCAATGGAAGGGGATAATCTTTGATAGAGAATTCGATGATGATTATTATGATACGAATCAGGAAGTCCGTTATGATTGGCAAACCCTCCAATTCACAGATGACTATATTCTAAAACACTTAGTAGGCTCTCAATACGCATACTATTTACCCTATAGTGACATAAAAAGTAGTCTCTCCTATGAGAAAAATCTTCCTCCTCAAGCAGAAGAAGATAGTTTTGATACAACTACAAAATGGGGGCAAAGGTCGTTGTCTGTGACAGTGTCCCAAGATGGTGATAAAAAAGAGGAGGAAGATTGGATCCTTGATCCTTTGTCTGTACAGTTAGCTTATGAACCATTCTCCTATTTAACTTTTGCTCAGGATGTGAGATATAATTGGGAAGAAGAAGATTGGGATACACTGATCTATAGTATTGATTTCTTCAGATTGGAAGCCTTATACAAGATGAAAAGAGACTATCATTATGATGTAGACATTAATGCTTCTAATGGTCCTCTGATTACTCGTGATAAGAAGAAATTTCAACCTGTGGAAGCTTCTCTAGGTTTAAATACAGCAGAATTCAAGAAGGATTTTCTAGGAGGTCGAATTTCTTTAGGAGGGAAGATTGACTTCACCGCTGATCTTTATCTGAATAATTTTATTGATTCCGCCTCTTCATTGAATACATCATTGTCTTTTGATATAGTAGATTTTCTCAGAGTCCGATTTAAAACATCTTCTTCTAATAACAGCCTTTACCGTTATGTTCCTTATTATTATAAACAAATTAATGGTTCTATGGAGGAATATACCTCTCCTATAGAGGATATATTGACCGGTTTTGCCTTTGGAAATACAGAAAAACGTAAATCCAGTCAATATAAAATTGATTCCTTGAATTTATCCATTGATCATTATATGCCCGATTGGGTATTATCCTTTGCTTTGGATAGTACCCCTATCGAAAAAGAAGATGGCACAGGTTGGAAGTTTTCTAATGAGTTTGTCATCCAGCTTCGCTGGAAGCCACACCAGGAATTTCATTCTGTGATTGAACAATCTGAGGATGATGGCTTTGAGTTTAAAACGCAGAAATAG